The Falco naumanni isolate bFalNau1 chromosome 1, bFalNau1.pat, whole genome shotgun sequence genome window below encodes:
- the LOC121096054 gene encoding translation initiation factor IF-2-like: MNLATRSAASLWGRLQATATSKTRGSCGEAVEASAPGHARLPPAARPSRPSLAITKCPCFTPRPHCHFTHLLRLQPVLGTRAPQQLSLPLGSRAGCVGQIASGKVAAGQRQPPAAGPSSRRLREPQAASGAESIRAGAQPSRAEPSGPHAPASPGGPAPPPALTPHQAPTPSADAITLPSPCFRPRTNHGPPGACRHTAPANGEEPR, translated from the exons ATGAACTTGGCAACTCGGTCAGCAGCGTCTCTTTGGGGAAG GTTGCAGGCAACTGCCACGAGCAAGACGagggggagctgtggggaggCCGTGGAGGCCAGCGCTCCAGGACACGCGCGGCTGCCACCTGCGGCGCGGCCCTCGAGGCCTTCTCTGGCCATCACCAAGTGCCCGTGTTTCACTCCACGCCCGCACTGCCACTTCACCCATTTGCTCAG GTTACAGCCCGTCCTCGGCACTCGGGCTCCTCAGCAGCTGTCCCTCCCCCTCGGATCCCGCGCTGGCTGTGTGGGACAGATCGCCTCAGGTAaggtggctgcagggcagagacAACCGCCCGCGGCCGGTCCCTCCTCCAGGCGCCTCAGGGAGCCTCAGGCAGCGAGCGGTGCCGAGTCGATCCGAGCGGGGgcccagccgagccgagccgagccgagtGGCCCGCACGCCCCCGCGAGCCCTGGcggccccgcccctccgccCGCGCTGACACCTCACCAAGCCCCAACCCCCTCGGCTGATGCAATTACCCTCCCTTCACCTTGCTTTCGGCCTCGGACCAATCACGGGCCACCCGGGGCGTGTCGTCATACGGCTCCGGCCAATGGGGAAGAGCCACGATAG
- the XBP1 gene encoding LOW QUALITY PROTEIN: X-box-binding protein 1 (The sequence of the model RefSeq protein was modified relative to this genomic sequence to represent the inferred CDS: deleted 2 bases in 1 codon), whose amino-acid sequence MAALPGTAAPRLLLIPGKAAEPPAAGRHLSVVLPAGASPPGLEAPQPARKRQRLTHLSPEEKALRRKLKNRVAAQSARDRKKARMTELEQQVVELEEENQRLLLENQLLREKTCNLALENQELRCRLGLDALKVEEGSEPQVVKESQVDEIRLVTGSAERSTQTTCSSAAGAGPAVTTSDNFHMDSDDSDSDSKSDLLLGFLDCLDPEMLLTYAGSESMCLEKLEEDIRGETNSIPTSSSPSLGSPSAKLEAINELIRFDHVYTKPLILEIPVKMGDQTDMLVKIEEVSLSPPEDKAIPEIPVSVKEEPVDSFMPELGISHLLSSHYSLAASSSLLDACSDSGYEGSLSPFSDMSSPLDTDHAWEDSFANELFPQLISV is encoded by the exons ATGGCCGCGCTGCCCGGTACCGCGGCCCCCCGGCTGCTCCTCATCCCCGGCAAAGCGGCTGAGCCCCCCGCGGCCGGCCGCCACCTCTCCGTCGTCCTGCCGGCGGGAGCCAGCCCGCCGGGCCTGGAGGCGCCGCAGCCGGCCCGCAAGCGGCAGCGGCTGACGCACCTGAGCCCGGAGGAGAAGGCGCTGCGCAG GAAGCTGAAGAACCGGGTGGCGGCGCAGAGCGCCCGGGACAGGAAGAAGGCGCGGATGAcggagctggagcagcaggtggtggagctggaggaggag AaccagaggctgctgctggagaaccAGCTCCTGCGGGAGAAGACATGTAACCTGGCGTTGGAGAACCAGGAGCTTCGCTGCCGCCTGGGCCTGGATGCTCTGAAGGTGGAGGAGGGGAGCGAGCCCCAG GTTGTAAAGGAATCACAGGTGGATGAGATTAGATTGGTGACCGGGTCCGCTGAG CGCAGCACTCAGACTACGTGTTCCTCTGCAGCAGGTGCAGGCCCAGCAGTCACCACTTCTGATAACTTCCACATGGATTCTGATGACAGTGATTCAGACTCTAAG TCTGATCTCCTACTGGGCTTTCTGGACTGTCTGGACCCAGAGATGCTTCTCACATACGCTGGTTCAGAGTCAATGTGCCtggaaaagctggaggaagacaTCCGTGGAGAAACAAATTCCATACCaacctcctcctctccctctttggGGTCCCCATCAGCTAAGCTGGAGGCCATTAATGAACTGATAAGGTTTGATCATGTGTACACAAAGCCCCTAATACTGGAGATTCCTGTTAAAATGGGTGACCAAACCGATATGCTAGTGAAAATTGAGGAAGTATCTCTCTCTCCACCTGAAGACAAAGCTATCCCTGAGATCCCAGTATCTGTGAAAGAAGAACCTGTAGACAGCTTCATGCCTGAACTGGGCATatctcatctgctttcttctcaCTATAGCCTTGCAGCTTCAAGCTCTCTGTTGGATGCCTGTAGTGACTCTGGGTATGAAGGATCCCTGTCACCCTTCAGTGACATGTCCTCTCCACTTGACACTGACCATGCGTGGGAGGATAGCTTTGCCAATGAACTTTTTCCCCAACTGATCAGTGTCTAG